The Comamonas piscis region CTGGGCCTGGTCGCCGCCGAGATGGGCGTCTGCATCGTGCCCGCAGCGGCACGCCTGCGCTCGGACCTGGTCTACCGCCTGATCGACGACGAGCGCGCCACCTCACCGATCATCCTGAGCCACCGTGTCAATGATGACTCCTGGTATATCGCTGCGATCAAGGAGCTGACGGCCGAGATGTATGCGCAGAACCCGCCTTGGTTGGATTTTGAGACGAATGCGTTTCCGGCGGGGGAGATGTATGGGCTTGTGGGAAAGAGGTGAGGGGGCTTGCTGCGCTGTGGAGTCTCAGTTGCGGATTGCGTGCGAGTGAGAGCGTTGTCTGTTCTCAGGTTATTGCGATGACCGTAGAGAAGGGCCTTGATGAATTTCATGGCGGTTAACGACTCTCTGCTGCCGCTCAGCTTATTCCGTAGCTGGAATTCGACTTATCCCGAAATAGGATTGTGGAAATGGCATTGATTTAAGGACGCTTGAAAAGAACAGTCATTTCAGCCCGCGGAACTTTGTAGCCGCAAGCTTTAAAAAAGTGTTTCGCCCCACCCATGGCCTTGATGTAAATTGGCACGCCCGGCCATTGCTTTTCGACCACCTCAAGCATCGCGCGCCCCACTCCACGACCCTGAAACTCGTTGTGTACGATCAATTCACCGAGCATGGTGCTAAAAGCTGCGTCGCTGAAAGCAGACAAGTATCCGATGAGCAGTCCTGAAGCGCCACGAGCATGAACAACCAAGGGATATGCAGCATTGGAGGCAACGAACAATTTGCTGTCCTCTTCGCTTCCCCAACCAACAGAGCGAGCGAGTTGCGCATACTCTTCAGCGGTGACGTCTTTATTTGTTGAGACACGAAAATCAAAAGAATCATTCATATCTTGAATGCAAGCTGCGTGGATAGGCAAATACCAACACACCCCGATGAGCATGATCTCCAGCGGAAAACGCTTGCTTCTGATCACTGGTTTGAGGGTTTCTGGCGTGGGCTGTGCGCAGGATTTCATCACATCATCCGACCAGTCGTGGCTTATTGCGATAGAACCATGAGGCCTTCCTAGTTAGAGGTCGTTATTGAGGAAGTAACCACATGATTGAACGGCAGCAACTGGCCGATACCGGACGATCAGTGAGTTGCGTCATTCGATCCAAGATTTCAGAATAACTGCCCTCAGCGGCACCAGAGTTCAATTAGTCGGCTATTTGTTGATCAGGGAGCGCCGCAAACCGAGTGTGGCGTTGCTGCTCATCAGCACCCACAGCCTCCCTCAATGCATCGCCCGTTCAGCCAGCAGCAGCAATGCGATGCCGACCATCAGAGCCCCTGACACACGGGATACCACCAGTGCCGCGCCTGGGCGCGTACCCAGCACGCGCTGCGCTGTGAAGCCCACGGCCAGATACACGCCGCAGCAGCTCAGCGCATGCACGGCACCCAGCACCATGATCTGCAGCGCGACAGGCCATGCACTCTCCGCGTGTACAAACTGCGGCAGCAACGCCAGGAGCAAGAGAAT contains the following coding sequences:
- a CDS encoding GNAT family N-acetyltransferase, which translates into the protein MKSCAQPTPETLKPVIRSKRFPLEIMLIGVCWYLPIHAACIQDMNDSFDFRVSTNKDVTAEEYAQLARSVGWGSEEDSKLFVASNAAYPLVVHARGASGLLIGYLSAFSDAAFSTMLGELIVHNEFQGRGVGRAMLEVVEKQWPGVPIYIKAMGGAKHFFKACGYKVPRAEMTVLFKRP